The proteins below are encoded in one region of Sphingobium yanoikuyae:
- the dmeF gene encoding CDF family Co(II)/Ni(II) efflux transporter DmeF: MTMHDDHAHGHHHHGAGCNHDHAHHPAPAAPPPTDKDGAERHYFDHIYLSAGHDKNARRTLWVVWLTAATMVVEIAFGWITGSMALLADGFHMATHAGALAVAAAAYSYAKRHARNPRYTFGTGKVGDLSGFASALLLLLTALFIAIESGMRLFEPVQVAFGEATLVAIIGLVINLVSALLLGHDHSHDHGHGHAHNDHDHDHDHKGGHADNNLRAAYVHVLTDALTSVLAIAALLAGRYLGWWWLDPAVGLLGAVVIARWAWGLMKDTAAILLDTAEPALMARVRGLVEAEGATIRDLHVWRIGPHAHAAIISLAPGADGARVRERVRSLPRMEHVTVECG; this comes from the coding sequence ATGACGATGCACGACGATCACGCCCATGGGCACCATCATCATGGCGCCGGCTGCAACCATGACCATGCGCATCATCCTGCCCCGGCCGCTCCGCCGCCGACCGACAAGGATGGCGCGGAACGCCATTATTTCGACCATATCTATCTGAGCGCCGGGCATGACAAGAATGCCAGGCGCACCCTGTGGGTCGTCTGGCTGACCGCCGCGACCATGGTGGTGGAAATCGCCTTCGGCTGGATCACCGGGTCGATGGCGCTGCTGGCCGACGGCTTCCACATGGCGACCCATGCCGGTGCGCTGGCGGTGGCCGCCGCCGCCTATAGCTACGCAAAGCGCCATGCCCGCAACCCGCGCTACACTTTCGGTACCGGCAAGGTCGGCGACCTGTCCGGCTTTGCCTCGGCGCTGCTGCTGCTGCTGACCGCGCTGTTCATCGCGATCGAATCCGGCATGCGCCTGTTCGAGCCGGTGCAGGTCGCCTTTGGCGAGGCGACCCTGGTCGCGATCATCGGCCTGGTCATCAATCTGGTCAGCGCCCTGCTGCTCGGCCACGACCATAGTCATGATCATGGGCACGGCCACGCGCATAACGATCATGACCATGATCACGACCACAAGGGCGGCCATGCCGACAATAATCTGCGCGCCGCCTATGTTCATGTGCTGACCGATGCGCTGACGTCGGTGCTGGCGATCGCCGCGCTGCTGGCCGGCCGCTATCTCGGCTGGTGGTGGCTCGATCCGGCGGTCGGCCTGCTCGGCGCCGTGGTCATCGCCCGCTGGGCCTGGGGCCTGATGAAGGACACCGCCGCCATCCTGCTCGACACCGCCGAACCCGCGCTGATGGCCAGGGTGCGCGGCCTGGTCGAAGCCGAAGGCGCCACCATCCGCGACCTCCATGTCTGGCGCATCGGCCCGCACGCCCATGCCGCGATCATCAGCCTGGCGCCCGGCGCCGACGGCGCCCGTGTCCGTGAACGGGTGCGCAGCCTGCCGCGCATGGAGCATGTCACGGTGGAGTGCGGCTGA
- a CDS encoding metal/formaldehyde-sensitive transcriptional repressor: protein MHIIADRDKLLARVRRIAGQVNAVERQLAGDAGCSETLQLVASVRGAVGSLMEELIEQHMREHVARPGLTDEARTAATEEMLALIRRYGK, encoded by the coding sequence ATGCACATCATCGCGGATCGGGACAAATTGCTGGCGCGGGTGCGCCGCATCGCGGGGCAGGTCAACGCCGTCGAACGCCAGTTGGCGGGCGATGCGGGCTGTTCGGAGACACTCCAACTGGTCGCCTCGGTGCGCGGCGCCGTCGGCAGCCTGATGGAGGAGCTGATCGAGCAGCATATGCGCGAACATGTCGCCCGCCCCGGCCTGACCGACGAAGCGCGCACGGCTGCCACCGAAGAAATGCTGGCGCTGATCCGCCGCTACGGGAAATGA
- the crtY gene encoding lycopene beta-cyclase CrtY: MADLECDLAIIGGGLAGGLIALAFAERRPGTRILLIEQADHVGGNHIWSFFDGDVDARDRWLVDPLVSSRWSQGHEVRFPGYRRQLDTPYNSIASPRFDAHVRAALGDHLLTGARVATIGRQFLVLEDGRRISASAMIDARGAGELSALRCGWQKFVGQTLRLAQPHGITRPVIMDATVAQIDGYRFVYLLPRDARTIFVEDTYYSDGPALDEAGIAERIAAYAHAQGWQVEEVIHSESGVLPVVHGGDFDRYWPADDPVARAGVKAGLFQPMTGYSLPDAVRFATWLLEQPLKGLPVATRTYAAAHWKKGLYYRLLGRMLFGAAVPDQRWRIFARFYRLRPGLIQRFYAGRSTIADRIRILCGRPPVRIRDAMHALLNPPA; the protein is encoded by the coding sequence GTGGCTGATCTGGAATGCGATCTTGCGATTATCGGCGGGGGCCTTGCCGGGGGGCTGATCGCGCTTGCCTTTGCCGAGCGGCGGCCGGGTACGCGCATCCTGTTGATCGAGCAGGCCGATCATGTCGGCGGCAATCATATCTGGTCCTTCTTCGACGGGGATGTCGATGCGCGCGACCGCTGGCTGGTCGATCCGCTGGTCAGCAGCCGCTGGTCGCAGGGGCATGAAGTGCGCTTTCCCGGCTATCGGCGGCAGCTCGACACCCCCTATAACAGCATCGCCTCCCCCCGTTTCGACGCGCATGTGCGGGCGGCGCTGGGCGATCACCTGCTGACCGGCGCGCGGGTGGCGACGATCGGCCGGCAATTTCTGGTGCTGGAGGACGGGCGGCGGATCAGCGCGTCTGCGATGATCGATGCGCGCGGCGCGGGCGAGCTGTCGGCGCTGCGCTGCGGCTGGCAGAAATTCGTCGGGCAGACGCTGCGGCTGGCACAGCCGCACGGGATCACGCGGCCGGTGATCATGGATGCGACGGTGGCGCAGATTGACGGCTATCGCTTCGTCTATCTGCTGCCGCGCGACGCCCGGACGATCTTTGTCGAGGATACCTATTATAGCGACGGCCCCGCGCTGGACGAGGCAGGGATCGCGGAGCGGATCGCCGCCTATGCGCACGCGCAGGGTTGGCAGGTGGAGGAAGTTATCCACAGCGAGAGCGGGGTGCTGCCGGTGGTGCATGGCGGCGATTTCGACCGTTACTGGCCGGCCGATGACCCGGTTGCGCGGGCCGGGGTGAAGGCCGGGCTGTTCCAGCCGATGACCGGCTATTCGCTGCCCGATGCGGTGCGATTCGCGACCTGGCTGCTGGAACAGCCGCTGAAGGGCCTGCCGGTGGCGACGCGGACCTATGCTGCGGCGCACTGGAAGAAGGGACTTTATTATCGGCTGCTTGGCCGGATGCTCTTCGGCGCTGCAGTGCCGGACCAGCGCTGGCGCATCTTTGCCCGCTTCTATCGGTTGCGGCCGGGGCTGATCCAGCGCTTCTATGCTGGGCGATCGACCATCGCCGATCGCATCCGCATCTTGTGCGGGCGTCCCCCGGTGCGCATAAGGGATGCCATGCACGCATTGCTGAACCCACCCGCCTGA